The Thunnus maccoyii chromosome 15, fThuMac1.1, whole genome shotgun sequence DNA segment AAAGCCCAAggttaacaaaaacatttcgTTCTTTAGTTAGTTCATTTAGCTATTTCACAGCACATAGCATGTAAGCATGACAAAGCACCTGCTCCTTGCTCACTCCCCTTTGATGTTTCTGCCTCTTCACCAATGTCCTCATCATCACCTGCAGACTGCTCAAATAAATCTGTTATCTTAGCACACTTTACAGCGTCAGCCagaaaaacctttttcttttttctgcgCACCTTCTCTGCACCACCACGCACAGGTTTTCTCTTTCTATCAAGGTTTCAGCAATGAGTGCTTGATACTAACTGCCCGAGTTCTAGTAGTTCTTTCAGTACTACCTGCTATTATGGATTGCACCAGCCATGTCACTGCAGCTAAGATAACCTATTGAATGCCTGTATATAGACTATATAATGCCGGGGTTGGAATAGAAAAACTGGCCCTCACAAGACTGGCCCAATGGGAAAATTCGCGAACTTCCTGATGACCAGTCCGCCCCTTATGTGAGGGCCTTCTCTGCCTAGTGAGGGTGCTTCCTAGAGATACGAAAGGCTGTCGGCAGTACAGCTGGCAGGAAGTATGACAACATATAAGCCCTCTCATTCTAGGCCAGGCACCTGTAGGTGGACTTTTCAGAACCCTTTAGAACCTGGTGCCTGACATGGCTGTAAGACTTTACCTAAGGGACTGTTATTTTGAGGCATGacaattgttcttttttaagactCGCTGGAGCCCAGAGGTGACTTGGTGTACTTTAAGCTGCTtggtggtgtgtatgtgtgtacatctGTAGACGTGTACACTAATTCAGCAAACTGTACGCACGATTGCCTTTCTGTGTATGATCAGGAGCATGTGGCGTCGCCCAGCTTCACCAATAGTGAGGAAATGCATCAGCAGTGATTTCAACAATGTCAGGAAACGCTGACACAGTCGTTCCCAAAGGTTGCATACATAACCGTTAAGGATGACCTGTTGCACAGAAGGGGTCTTCCCATCCAATCACTGCCATTTATATTATTTGCACAGCctttacacaaacaaatattCCCATTGTCGAGCCTTTTATCGGACTATCCTTTAAAAGCATGGTGTGTCTGATTTAATTGCACTGATTATAGGAAATAGTCTAGACATGAATCATGGGTGTCCAAACCATTGAATAGGAGAACACTTTATTAATGTCCTATTGTCCTGACTGAGTGTCTCCTGGAACATGTAGCCAAAACACTTTCATCTGCGCTGTTATGGGGCTGGATAGGAGGGCTGCAGTTTCTCTGGTAGGCAGATATTGACCAtaggaaaaaaatgtcttttggaGCAGCAAATAACCTGCactgttattttctttgtgGAGGTTTATATTGGCTTCACTGAACAGGAAGTAAGAGTTTACTCTGTGGAAAGAATAGAAAAGGGCTTTGGACTTCTCCGGCTTCATCAGCTAAAAGGAAGATGGATGCAGGGAGCTCCGCTGTTCCGCTGCTGGCTTTGGTTGGCAGCAGAGGGCCGATCCGGGTCGCCCCATGCAATCTGTTCCATGACCCCCTGGCTTTGTGAAAACACGCACATTAGCAATCACATGGACACATGCATACGAGCCCACACTCACGCACCCACCCACCTGGACTGAGATAACAAGGCTGCACAGGAATGCCAGCCAAGTTCTTCTGAACAGGCTTTGAACTGGGCAGCTTCAGCAGGCTGTTTAGATTGTTCACTCAACAATATCTGCCAATTTATCCTTGACACAGGGAGAGGCcggttaaaataaaaacacattccaCTCTGAGGACTGAGGAATAGTCTTCCTATTATCAtcaaatcataaaacatatcCATAAAACtgccagaaaagaaaaaaatgcagattcattttacattttgtttttagctGCTTATTACAGTTCTAGTTTGGCCTCACACAGTTcaagctgtttgttttatgagaGCCTGTCTCACTTAAATTTCCCATAAACCCCCCTTTCCTGCTATAGATAACTGCTTATCATCATGCAGACAGTTCTGTAAATTGCTGGAAATGACTGCCATATCACAGAGCGCTGCGGCGGCAGTTCTTAGAAGACATATGGGTACATTTGTTCAGATCCTGGGCAAGCACCTTTGTTGAAGGTGCTGGAATTTATCAATTGCCCTCCACGAAAACAGCGTTAACAGCGAGGACTCCCAAGGGGATATTAAATAGAGCCAGCATAAAGTGCTGTTCCACCTTGTGTGAACTAGTATATAATTGATGTCTTTCTCCCCTGTACAGTCAGCGCTACGGATttgaaaacagtcattaaatcaaagttatttccctccattttttcccctcagggGTTTATGCTCTAGATACCCTGTAAGGCTCATCCACCTCTCCACACCTCAGTCTTTCTGCTATTCCCAAAGCTCTTTTTCTTGAGCGATTCAGTGCCTCCGTATTGTGAAAGTATCTGGATAGAGAAAAGTGTATGGTTGGACATGGAAGCAATACACACtttagagacagaaaagaaaggaaataaaaacattacagtttGTATCTTGCATCTTGCAATGGACTCTGTATAGCCTCTATAGTACATTGTGTATAGTATGTGGATGATGCTGAGTGATCATGTGACATTTACATAATGGATTGACAGTGTCATCTTTTATTTATGATagtttaaactttattttcctcaaaataataaatatgaacacCGATATCTCTTTATGAATAACTTTAACATTAAATACAGATTTCACATAATTAGTCACTTTCTTTCATTGAATTTGCACATTCTGTACCGCTTTCAGTCCATTCAGTGTGCAATCACCAGCGCATCTTTTCATTCTTCTTTCAAGCTCCACAAAAGTTTTGATTTTCATACTGGATGCTTGTCTTTCCTCCATTTTTCATCACTCATAACGCAGTGGTCCTCTctttccccctctccctctctctccatagCTGAGTACTATAGTTACTGGCAATGATAAGTCCTTTACAGCCCCAAAATTCCCAGTGGTTTGCCTCCCCTTCTCTTCACCCCTGCCTTCCAAGTCCATAACCCCAACTCGAGTGACCAAAACTCACTGGGTGAAAGGGGAAaaatacattgtgtgtgtgcatgcatgcatgcctGCATCCACACAGTCATTATCCTCTTGGGAGCTGAGCAGGATCCAGAGACCAGTACATTCCACAGTGTGGACAGAGCCACTGGGAGAGGAAGAAGCTTTGGAACTCCAGGGGTTATGGTGGAAATCTCAAGGGAAATGGTTTAAATCTAGTTCTACTGCAAACcctcccatacacacacacactcacacaatatCCCCTCTGCGGACCCCccttgcagtgtttttttccactgtcaCATCAGCACTAAAAGCCATTAAATGTAACATGAAAGCATCTTATGACTATAATCTTCTCTCATTGTGGAGTCCATTTTCTTTGCCTTGGGGAGTGTTctcaaaatgttctgttttgaaTAGGTCCATTTATCTGGTAAATCTTTGTTTGAATGTCTGCCTGCCTTTGAGGCATTGAGTTCACAGTACGATAGTTGTTCTTCATTTCTCCCTCATTTGAGCTCTCACTGTGCACCCCTGATACCCATGTGCAGGGTAgcagttgtaaaaaaaatactttaaggCTCTGAAACCAAACAAAGCATTCATAATCATAATCAACATGTCATCTCATCTAACCTCTTCATACATAATGTTTCTGCTTTGAATGTCCCTTATGGGCACTCTTAGTGTTTTTCCCAGTGTGGTGTGCGTGTTTCTTATAATGGACTCTAGGGGAATGTGTTGTCCTCATAGCCTCCATACAGTTCACATAACTGGGGAGCAAGTCATTCCCAGCCTCCACAGGTCCCCAATTCACCTCTATTGCCAGATCCCTGTAGCTCTCACATGGGTTGTGGGAGCCTGTAGCCTCACCCTGCACGGGGCGGTTAACATGGCTCCCAGTTCTGTAAGACTGTGGCGCCTCTGCTTGGAGTTCTGGAGTCTCTTGTAGGGCTGGTACCTGCTCTGATCGAGGTAGGTAGTCCACCTGCTGGGCACAGTAGCGTTTTTCCAGCCCATGAGTGATGGCAAGctgaaggaggtggaggagctcCATAAGGTTGAGGAGCACGGAGACGGCAGCGATCACCTGAGTGTAGATGGTGAAGATGGTCTTCTCTGTGGGTCGAGAGACAAAGCAGTCCACTGTATGAGGGCATGGGGTCGCTATGCACTCAAATTTTGGTGTAATGACGAAGCCATCATAAAGGATCCACAGCCCCACTATGAAGCCAACTTCTAGGAAGATTTTCAACAGGATACTGAATGCATATGCACACAGTAGTCTGCCTTTCAGTTTAGGAGCCTCAGGAAGAACTTTGTCAGTTTTTCTACCTTTCCCAACATCCTCTTCTTTACCCTTCTCTTGTGCATTGTCTTTTGCTGCATTGTTATTCTTCCCTTTGGTTACAGTTTCTCCTCTGTTACTTCCACCACCTCCTTCTTCTGCCTGCTTCTCaaccttttcctcctctttgctTTTGTCCTTCCCCGCCCTTATAGCCACATATCCAAAATAGAAGATGGTTGGCGTGGAGACAAAGATGATTTGGAGGACAAAGTAGCGGAAGTGGGAGATGGGGAAGGCTTTGTCGTAACATACGGCAGTGCAGCCAGGTTGTCCCGTGTTACAGACAAATTGAGCTTGCTCATCATCCCAAGCAGATTCCGCAGCTGTTCCAAGTACCAGTATGCGAAACAAGAAGAGTACGGTGAGCCAGACACGACCAATTCCTGTTGAATATTCCTGGCCCTCCTCCAGCAGGTTCTCAAGAAAGGACCAGTCAGCTCTGGACATCATCTGATCCTATGACGGAGAGATGGTAGAGGAAAAAAAGCTATTATTTAGGAAATAATTGAGGATATTAAATGAGGATGGGGTCTTTTAAGGATGATGAACAAATCAATGCAATTGTTATAGTAGTTATATTTTTCTGCCTCTACAAGTGGTTCTGCAGCAGAACATGTTCATGGTAGAAAAGTGAATTTTGCACTCATTTGTAACATCCTAACCTACAAAAACCTCACAGGCCTCCGTTTCAAACAGTGGGTTAAATTTCCTGATATACCACAATCATTTCAAGATTCaagacaggtttttttttttttcaaactaaaatCTAATTCTTCACTCTCACAGTATCACTTTGAAAAACTCTGGCTCACCAAATAATCCTCAAATATTTCTCACTTACACATGTCCACCACTGTTTCCTTGATGAAAAGAGTAGCGCCTGCACATTGACTCCAAACCACAAATTGATTTGAAGAGACAATATTTCATAAACTGCACTCTTTCAccagttttttttcctacaatcctatgcaaatgtatttgtgtgaacTAGTGTCAGAATGGACCAGATGGAGCAAAACTTTTAGTAAAATAACACCTTTAAATCACCCTTTCAAAGCCTGTTCTGCATGttcaaaatcagattttttttttatcagattctTGGATACCTGCCTGCTGGTCTAGTTTTACTTATTATAAGTTCATATAATTTGCCcaacttttcatttactgctgCATTTCTGAACAGATTGGCTTGAATGTACCACTTATCACATAATTGGTGTATTTGATTTCCACTACAAAATTCTTGAGGGTTTTCATAAATGCAAAGCTAATGCATGTTTAATTATTTCTATAAGCAAGAAATGAGTTATGTTTCTCCAACCTTATTATAATAGCGTCTTTTTTACTGGGGAGCATGTATATCTGGCTGCAGCCCCCTATTAGTTCTTCCATGAGCTCACAACGTTGTTAGGGTGGGCTCCAACTCTCCATCATCAAGATGTGAAAAACAAGGCCTCCATACACTACAGtgaactaaaacaaaaacacatggcAGCAACgttaacatttaatatgaatgGAAATAGCGTATACTTTTACTGTTCACAGTAAAACTGGAGTGTATGAGTCCAAGAGAGGCCACTCAAACTTTTATATTGTACAGGGGCATCatgtacattattttttcttgaCAGATTTGAGACTCAGTGAAAGCTGATTCAATTTATACAAAGTTATTGATTTCATTAAAGTGTTGTCGTGAGGCTTGGGGAGAAGTGGGGTAATTGTAAGTTGTTAATGATAAATGACAGTCAGTGGCTTGTCGGGAGCTCAGCgtgcgcgcacgcacacacacacacacatatgtacacacacatctgaataAACATCCTGTGTAGGGGGGGTTAAGACACTGCTGTGACACGTCTTGTCTATTTGTTTagactgtttttttgttatttcttccCCTCTgagaaaaaataacttttcctaatagtgaaaacacaaactccTGTGACAGGATGAGACAGGACAATGGACTGTCAGGCATTCTGGGCAGCTTAACAAGAATAAAAATTACAACTGAGCTGATCCACTTCTGGATCTTGAATTAGAGTGCTATCTTGAGATTAGAGTACTATCTTATTTGTTCAAAACATaccacagaaaaccaaaagtcTACAAAGAAAAATACCATAAAGAAGAACGATTATGTCCATACCAAACAACGACATCATGAAATATAGGAaatctacaaaacaaaaaaaaatcctacaagCTTTTTCAAAgaactgagattttttttcatgttttaagtTATTCGAAACACACTAGGTTTACTATTTAGCGAAATATAAGTTCTTTTAGTGATCTTATGGGATTAAAAAGACAAGCAGGTTGCACTAATacacaaataatcataataaactgaatattgaGGACCACAGATTCACTATGATCTCTATTGAAATACTAATAGAATACAGCTGAAATTCCACCGGACCTCAACTCACTGTAGAACTCTGGAAGTAGAAAAAAGTACAGATACTAAAAGGCATAATAAACTAAAGGAAATAGCCCCTTATAGAAATGTTATTCTGATACATAGGGggtttaaaaactttaaaaaataaaaaaaaatacagtagtcTACAGTTACAGTAACTTGTTGAGAACGTTTAAGTACTGTGGGGACATAAGATTATATCCCTACAAGAATGGCTATTACACAAATACAAGTGAATTTTGTTTGTCAGAGGCTAACAAGACAACTTTCCCAATTGAAGGGAATTCTTACCTTTCTCTCTCGTGAAGCGGGTTTGTCTCCTTATTGGCTCACGAGTCTCAGCGGCG contains these protein-coding regions:
- the gja4 gene encoding gap junction protein alpha 4, producing MMSRADWSFLENLLEEGQEYSTGIGRVWLTVLFLFRILVLGTAAESAWDDEQAQFVCNTGQPGCTAVCYDKAFPISHFRYFVLQIIFVSTPTIFYFGYVAIRAGKDKSKEEEKVEKQAEEGGGGSNRGETVTKGKNNNAAKDNAQEKGKEEDVGKGRKTDKVLPEAPKLKGRLLCAYAFSILLKIFLEVGFIVGLWILYDGFVITPKFECIATPCPHTVDCFVSRPTEKTIFTIYTQVIAAVSVLLNLMELLHLLQLAITHGLEKRYCAQQVDYLPRSEQVPALQETPELQAEAPQSYRTGSHVNRPVQGEATGSHNPCESYRDLAIEVNWGPVEAGNDLLPSYVNCMEAMRTTHSPRVHYKKHAHHTGKNTKSAHKGHSKQKHYV